One genomic window of Cupriavidus oxalaticus includes the following:
- a CDS encoding DUF2314 domain-containing protein has protein sequence MDMRLTTLDEDGWELDDGESIAAAHPDTFWIPSREERDALVPGQQVKLIFRILVADEDGGEEVHVERMWVIVTGREGSLYTGELDNQPYCTDEMAPGMPLCFEARHVINIYREGAEEN, from the coding sequence ATGGACATGCGATTGACGACCCTGGATGAAGACGGCTGGGAGCTGGATGACGGCGAGTCCATTGCCGCCGCCCATCCCGACACGTTCTGGATTCCGTCCCGTGAGGAACGCGACGCGCTGGTGCCGGGCCAGCAGGTCAAGCTGATCTTCCGCATCCTGGTGGCGGACGAAGACGGCGGCGAAGAGGTCCATGTCGAGCGGATGTGGGTGATCGTGACCGGGCGCGAGGGCAGCCTCTATACCGGCGAACTGGACAACCAGCCGTATTGCACCGACGAGATGGCGCCGGGCATGCCGCTGTGCTTCGAGGCGCGGCATGTAATCAATATTTACCGGGAAGGGGCCGAGGAGAACTGA
- a CDS encoding DNA-3-methyladenine glycosylase I, producing the protein MTSKKEAQAAPAAPARCGWCGTLEDYCHYHDHEWGFPVADDRRLFEKLCLEGFQSGLSWLTILRKREAFRKAFANFDIDKVARFGERDIQRLLGDAGIVRHRGKIEAAINNAQRARELLETESSLAAYFWRFEPDLASRPKVLTPEVLRTMAISPESTALSKDLKKRGWRFVGPTTMYALMQAMGLVNDHQEGCATRTEVIRARKAFKVPR; encoded by the coding sequence ATGACAAGCAAGAAGGAAGCGCAGGCCGCCCCGGCAGCGCCGGCGCGCTGCGGCTGGTGCGGCACGCTGGAAGACTATTGCCATTACCACGACCACGAGTGGGGCTTCCCGGTCGCGGATGACCGGCGCCTGTTCGAGAAGCTGTGCCTGGAGGGCTTCCAGTCGGGCCTGAGCTGGCTGACCATCCTGCGCAAGCGCGAGGCCTTCCGCAAGGCCTTCGCCAACTTTGACATCGACAAGGTGGCGCGCTTCGGCGAGCGCGATATCCAGCGCCTGCTCGGCGATGCCGGCATCGTGCGCCACCGCGGCAAGATCGAGGCCGCCATCAACAATGCCCAGCGGGCGCGCGAGCTGCTCGAAACCGAATCGTCGCTGGCCGCCTATTTCTGGCGCTTCGAGCCCGACCTGGCCAGCCGGCCCAAGGTGCTGACGCCCGAGGTGCTGCGCACCATGGCGATCTCGCCCGAGTCGACGGCGCTGTCCAAGGACCTGAAGAAACGCGGCTGGCGCTTTGTCGGACCGACCACCATGTACGCGCTGATGCAGGCAATGGGCCTGGTCAACGACCACCAGGAAGGCTGCGCGACGCGGACCGAGGTGATACGGGCGCGCAAGGCGTTCAAGGTGCCGCGTTAA
- a CDS encoding cation diffusion facilitator family transporter, whose amino-acid sequence MESESEKRFGFGPGLPDDASAATAAEADARHRAGRRSTLVSVAVNIGLTAAQGVAGVVAGSQALLADAVHSLSDLLSDFVVLLAAWQSRKDPDADHQYGHLRFETAASLALGALLLAVGAGMLWAAVGKLQHPGGAQPVQALALWVALATLVSKELLFRYMLAVARRVRSGMLVANAWHARSDAASSLVVALGIGGNLLGYHMLDPVAAIVVGLMVARMGLRFGWDALNDLMDRAADEETVAAIEATLLGTPGVHGLHDLRTRKMGDQVLVDVHLEIDGSLSVAQGHAIAVEARRRALEHHQVLNVMTHVDPVYAARTAAAG is encoded by the coding sequence ATGGAATCGGAATCCGAAAAACGCTTTGGCTTCGGCCCCGGCCTGCCTGACGACGCCTCCGCCGCGACCGCGGCCGAAGCCGACGCCCGCCACCGCGCAGGCCGGCGCAGCACGCTTGTCAGCGTGGCGGTCAATATCGGGTTGACCGCTGCGCAGGGCGTCGCGGGCGTGGTAGCCGGCTCGCAGGCGCTGCTGGCCGACGCGGTGCATTCGCTGTCCGACCTGCTCTCCGACTTCGTGGTGCTGCTGGCGGCGTGGCAAAGCCGCAAGGATCCCGACGCGGACCACCAGTATGGCCACCTGCGCTTCGAAACCGCGGCGTCACTGGCGCTGGGCGCGCTGCTGCTGGCGGTCGGCGCGGGCATGCTGTGGGCCGCGGTGGGCAAGCTGCAGCACCCGGGCGGCGCCCAGCCGGTGCAGGCGCTGGCGCTGTGGGTGGCGCTGGCCACGCTGGTTTCCAAGGAACTGCTGTTCCGCTACATGCTGGCGGTGGCGCGGCGCGTGCGTTCCGGCATGCTGGTCGCCAATGCCTGGCATGCGCGCTCCGACGCGGCCTCGTCGCTGGTGGTGGCGCTGGGCATCGGCGGCAACCTGCTCGGCTACCACATGCTGGATCCGGTAGCGGCGATCGTGGTCGGGCTGATGGTGGCGCGCATGGGCCTGCGCTTTGGCTGGGATGCGCTCAACGACCTGATGGACCGCGCCGCGGACGAGGAAACCGTCGCGGCAATCGAGGCGACCCTGCTCGGCACGCCGGGCGTGCACGGCCTGCATGACCTGCGCACGCGCAAGATGGGCGATCAGGTGCTGGTCGACGTCCATCTGGAGATCGACGGCTCCCTGAGCGTGGCGCAAGGCCATGCGATCGCCGTCGAGGCACGGCGCCGCGCGCTCGAGCATCACCAGGTGCTCAACGTGATGACGCACGTCGATCCGGTATACGCCGCCAGGACGGCCGCCGCCGGCTAG
- a CDS encoding calcium-binding protein, translating into MTKRVLVTGALLAAVFVAGQAGAQQQPQAQPAQPAQPAQPAQPQKPMTAQEMKAAFAEKFKAADTDNDGKLTRQEAEAGMPEVAKNFDKIDRKKTGYVTQKQVGSYAVAKAKQRKTAQDPSSLN; encoded by the coding sequence ATGACGAAACGCGTACTGGTGACCGGCGCCTTGTTGGCTGCCGTGTTCGTCGCCGGGCAGGCAGGCGCCCAGCAACAGCCGCAGGCACAGCCGGCGCAACCGGCCCAACCGGCCCAACCGGCGCAGCCACAGAAGCCGATGACCGCCCAGGAAATGAAGGCGGCGTTCGCGGAAAAATTCAAGGCTGCCGATACCGACAACGACGGCAAGCTGACCCGCCAGGAAGCCGAAGCCGGCATGCCCGAGGTGGCGAAGAACTTCGACAAGATCGACCGCAAGAAGACCGGCTATGTCACGCAGAAGCAGGTCGGCTCTTACGCTGTCGCCAAGGCCAAGCAGCGCAAGACGGCTCAGGACCCCAGTTCGCTGAACTAA